A single genomic interval of Psychroserpens sp. NJDZ02 harbors:
- a CDS encoding TIGR02206 family membrane protein, giving the protein MPLLSHVQFGSLEHLLPIGLAILLCFALVFVMKNKSELLKNQVFKMLGFFVSAFIAVFHLYKISQGNYSLQTDLPLFLCSFMALFIFIFTSSKSFRVFEILLFWIILGTSQGVITPDIEIGFPTFDYFRYWVVHLGMLIIIVYAIAIFKMKPTLKSVAKSFVVLQVYFVALMLINTILNANYGYLNYKPKAGSVLDYFGDWPTYVIIGQLILIPAFLIIYFPFFLFKRRIKNL; this is encoded by the coding sequence ATGCCATTATTATCTCACGTACAATTTGGAAGCTTAGAACATCTATTGCCTATTGGTTTAGCAATATTACTATGCTTTGCTCTTGTTTTTGTTATGAAGAATAAATCAGAGCTACTAAAAAATCAAGTATTTAAAATGCTAGGATTTTTTGTATCTGCCTTTATCGCTGTGTTTCATTTATATAAAATTAGTCAAGGTAATTATAGTCTGCAAACGGATTTACCTCTGTTTCTATGTAGCTTTATGGCGTTGTTTATTTTTATTTTCACTTCTAGTAAATCATTTAGAGTATTTGAAATTTTACTCTTTTGGATAATTTTAGGAACTTCTCAAGGTGTGATTACTCCAGATATAGAAATAGGCTTTCCCACATTTGATTATTTTAGATATTGGGTGGTTCATTTAGGGATGCTAATTATAATCGTATATGCTATTGCTATTTTTAAAATGAAACCTACATTAAAAAGTGTAGCAAAGTCTTTTGTAGTGTTGCAGGTTTATTTTGTAGCGCTTATGTTAATTAATACAATCCTGAATGCTAATTATGGGTATTTAAATTATAAGCCCAAAGCAGGTTCTGTTTTAGATTATTTTGGAGACTGGCCCACTTATGTTATTATTGGTCAGTTAATATTAATTCCTGCGTTTTTAATAATTTACTTTCCGTTTTTTCTTTTTAAAAGAAGGATTAAAAATTTATGA